Proteins co-encoded in one Schistocerca cancellata isolate TAMUIC-IGC-003103 chromosome 5, iqSchCanc2.1, whole genome shotgun sequence genomic window:
- the LOC126188658 gene encoding uncharacterized protein LOC126188658: MFQARRAKPVEPSPSSQARRAKPVEPSPSSQARRAKPVEPSPSSQARRAKPVEPSPSSQARRAKPVEPSPSSQARRAKPVEPSPSSQARRAKPVEPSPSSQARRAKPVEPSPSSQARRAKPVEPSPSSQARRAKPVEPSPSSQARRAKPVEPSPSSQARRAKPVEPSPSSQARRAKPVEPSPSSQARRAKPVEPSPSSQARRAKPVEPSPSSQARRAKPVEPSPSI, encoded by the coding sequence ATGTTCCAAGCCCGTCGAGCCAAGCCCGTCGAGCCAAGCCCGTCGAGCCAAGCCCGTCGAGCCAAGCCCGTCGAGCCAAGCCCGTCGAGCCAAGCCCGTCGAGCCAAGCCCGTCGAGCCAAGCCCGTCGAGCCAAGCCCGTCGAGCCAAGCCCGTCGAGCCAAGCCCGTCGAGCCAAGCCCGTCGAGCCAAGCCCGTCGAGCCAAGCCCGTCGAGCCAAGCCCGTCGAGCCAAGCCCGTCGAGCCAAGCCCGTCGAGCCAAGCCCGTCGAGCCAAGCCCGTCGAGCCAAGCCCGTCGAGCCAAGCCCGTCGAGCCAAGCCCGTCGAGCCAAGCCCGTCGAGCCAAGCCCGTCGAGCCAAGCCCGTCGAGCCAAGCCCGTCGAGCCAAGCCCGTCGAGCCAAGCCCGTCGAGCCAAGCCCGTCGAGCCAAGCCCGTCGAGCCAAGCCCGTCGAGCCAAGCCCGTCGAGCCAAGCCCGTCGAGCCAAGCCCGTCGAGCCAAGCCCGTCGAGCCAAGCCCGTCGAGCCAAGCCCGTCGAGCCAAGCCCGTCGAGCCAAGCCCGTCGAGCCAAGCCCGTCGAGCCAAGCCCGTCGAGCCAAGCCCGTCGAGCCAAGCCCGTCGAGCCAAGCCCGTCGAGCCAAGCCCGTCGAGCCAAGCCCGTCGAGCCAAGCCCGTCAATTTAA